A window from Vulcanimicrobium alpinum encodes these proteins:
- a CDS encoding Fic/DOC family N-terminal domain-containing protein, translating to MGTYVTHLWTAPQAGIGVPRRERWSGRYQAYIPDQLAGRRFILSADIAADVSDAELAIARLDARARALADTEALARLLLRAESVASSHIEGLRIAPARVLRAAAGVDPRRIRQPTRCSETSTR from the coding sequence GTGGGGACCTATGTAACGCATCTTTGGACCGCCCCGCAGGCGGGGATCGGGGTTCCTCGCCGCGAGCGGTGGAGCGGGCGCTACCAGGCCTACATCCCTGATCAGCTTGCCGGCCGACGCTTCATTCTGTCAGCGGACATCGCGGCAGATGTCTCCGATGCCGAACTGGCAATTGCGCGTCTCGATGCGCGCGCGCGTGCCCTTGCCGACACCGAGGCGCTTGCGCGCCTGCTGTTGCGCGCAGAGTCCGTTGCGTCGTCGCATATCGAGGGCCTGAGAATCGCTCCGGCGCGTGTGCTCAGAGCGGCAGCCGGTGTCGACCCGCGCCGAATCCGACAGCCGACGAGGTGCTCGGAAACGTCGACGCGATGA
- a CDS encoding 3'-5' exonuclease, which yields MWTHVREATYAVVDVETTGFDRMSDRVVEVACVLIRGGREVDAFSTLVDPGRPIPERATAVHGITDAHVRSKPYLEVLSPELQRICEGAIVVAHNAAFDRYISADARGSPRDLHDAARAPRIPETSRPCAPSAAARARSRCGR from the coding sequence ATGTGGACGCACGTGCGCGAAGCCACCTACGCCGTCGTCGATGTGGAGACGACCGGCTTCGACCGGATGAGCGACCGGGTCGTCGAAGTCGCCTGCGTCCTCATTCGAGGCGGACGGGAAGTGGATGCGTTCTCGACCCTCGTCGACCCGGGCCGTCCCATCCCGGAGCGCGCGACCGCCGTGCACGGGATTACCGATGCGCATGTCCGCAGCAAGCCCTACCTGGAGGTGCTCTCGCCGGAGCTGCAGCGCATCTGTGAAGGCGCGATCGTCGTCGCGCACAACGCCGCATTCGATCGCTACATTTCTGCCGATGCTCGGGGATCGCCCCGGGATCTGCACGATGCGGCTCGCGCGCCACGCATTCCCGAAACTTCACGGCCATGCGCTCCAAGCGCTGCGGCGCGCGCTCGATCTCGATGTGGCCGATGA
- a CDS encoding putative quorum-sensing-regulated virulence factor, with product MADDVGVAHRALGDARATAALLNVLIRRYLHLGYPADTASLVAVAQARIRFPRFPFGRFRGVPIARVPDDYLEWMMRCADPPFDADIRGTASAELARRTAERARDLRPSLRPAS from the coding sequence GTGGCCGATGACGTCGGCGTCGCGCATCGCGCCCTCGGCGACGCCCGCGCGACGGCGGCCCTGCTCAACGTGCTGATCCGGCGATACCTGCACCTCGGTTATCCCGCCGACACCGCATCGCTCGTGGCGGTCGCGCAGGCGAGGATCCGCTTCCCGCGCTTCCCGTTCGGAAGGTTCCGCGGCGTCCCGATCGCGCGCGTTCCGGACGATTATCTGGAGTGGATGATGCGCTGCGCCGATCCGCCGTTCGATGCCGACATCCGCGGGACGGCGAGCGCCGAACTCGCTCGCCGCACTGCAGAACGCGCCCGGGATCTGCGTCCATCGTTACGGCCGGCGTCGTAG
- a CDS encoding DEAD/DEAH box helicase codes for MAELTLCDAVGLRDIEREFGAVTYRRGLRYAHDGRVAQIDTPDEHTVRGRVSGGARAPYETVVRVHHDGRRRLRIESTCTCPVDDRCKHGAALLAVALGAQDDDDTIETDDAPDPALARWLQNLQREHRAPDTVPEFLAYQLSIRERRRLTVDIAIARREESGAVRTVRAMSRADALVSTARAIGPDDMMALKLLTAEGSPNLAVRARLVSAAVELMVASGNATFAGTPLTAGASARGTIAWRIGDDGRQHLATLVGGDDVTVFLTPEPWYVRADGACGRFDLGLDPRAAATILEAPPLRDADAADAAVHLARFGIAVPQSTIATQRVAEPPVAVLRLECDELPPRYRYQRPRAADAVAKLAFRYGPHETPAGTKTTSFKRNADGAIVVHERDRDAERAAIAQLAAYGLARRDGDTFGFVPWDPERNWMQFLLNGVPELQARGWRVTTAHDFPVTLVEPTAPIDVQLNDAGAGSFAVDVTVDVDGKPVRLVPLIVAALHNTPGLLDRDGRVAIGTLPGGRHLALPAERLRAVVSTLVELFDARGTGDARLTLPRALALEDVDGVLRLRGSGTERVRGAARSLAAPSSLAPVPASLRATLRSYQHEGFAWLQRLRVCGFGGILADSMGLGKTVQTLAHLLAEQKAGRLDVPALVIAPTSVVPNWAAEAERFAPSLRVLVLNGPQRAAHFPEIPRADVVVTSYALLARDADTLLAQRWHIAVLDEAQNIKNPAAKVTQTAYRIDARQRIALTGTPVENHLGELWSLFSYVDPSVLGERLHFNRHFRTPIEKNDDASRRTALAARIAPFLLRRTKERVAPELPPKTEIVRSIEMGAAQRDVYETIRAAMHERVRRAIAAKGLAKSQIVVLDALLKMRQACCDPRLVKADAAKAAGAGAKLATLLEMLDELLEDGRRILLFSQFTSMLALVEAALDERAIPYVLLTGDTRERAEPIRRFQAGEVPLFLISLKAGGTGLNLTAADTVIHFDPWWNPATERQATDRAHRIGQTKPVFVYKLVCERTVEERILELHERKAALADAILDGDVGAAALDAETIAALFAE; via the coding sequence GTGGCGGAACTGACGCTTTGCGACGCGGTCGGGCTGCGCGACATCGAGCGGGAATTCGGCGCCGTCACCTACCGCCGCGGCCTCCGATACGCGCACGACGGCCGCGTGGCGCAAATCGACACACCCGACGAGCACACCGTACGCGGCCGGGTGTCGGGCGGTGCGCGCGCGCCCTACGAAACCGTGGTTCGCGTCCATCACGACGGCCGCCGCCGCCTGCGCATCGAGAGCACGTGCACCTGCCCCGTCGACGATCGCTGCAAACACGGCGCGGCGCTGCTCGCCGTCGCCCTCGGCGCGCAAGACGACGACGACACCATCGAGACCGACGACGCGCCCGATCCGGCGCTCGCGCGCTGGCTGCAGAACCTGCAGCGCGAACACCGCGCACCCGACACCGTTCCCGAATTTCTCGCCTATCAACTCTCCATCCGTGAACGCCGGCGCCTGACCGTCGACATCGCGATCGCACGTCGCGAGGAATCCGGCGCGGTCCGCACCGTGCGCGCGATGTCGCGCGCCGATGCGCTGGTCTCGACGGCGCGCGCGATCGGCCCCGACGACATGATGGCGCTCAAACTGCTCACCGCCGAAGGATCACCGAACCTCGCGGTGCGTGCGCGGCTCGTCTCCGCCGCGGTGGAGCTGATGGTCGCGAGCGGCAATGCGACCTTCGCCGGAACGCCGCTCACTGCGGGCGCGTCTGCGCGGGGCACGATCGCCTGGCGCATCGGCGACGACGGCCGTCAACACCTCGCAACGCTCGTTGGCGGCGACGACGTGACCGTCTTCCTCACCCCGGAACCGTGGTACGTCCGCGCGGACGGCGCGTGCGGACGTTTCGACCTCGGCCTCGACCCGCGGGCGGCGGCGACGATCCTCGAGGCGCCGCCGTTGCGCGACGCCGACGCCGCCGACGCCGCGGTGCATTTGGCGCGCTTCGGCATCGCCGTCCCGCAGAGCACGATCGCGACGCAGCGTGTCGCCGAACCGCCCGTCGCCGTCCTGCGGCTGGAATGCGACGAACTTCCGCCGCGCTATCGCTACCAGCGCCCGCGCGCCGCGGACGCCGTCGCGAAGCTCGCGTTCCGCTACGGCCCGCACGAAACACCCGCGGGGACGAAGACGACGTCGTTCAAACGCAACGCCGACGGCGCGATCGTCGTGCACGAACGTGACCGCGACGCGGAGCGCGCCGCGATCGCGCAGCTCGCCGCCTACGGTCTCGCCCGCCGCGACGGCGACACCTTCGGCTTCGTCCCGTGGGACCCGGAACGCAACTGGATGCAGTTTCTGCTGAACGGCGTGCCGGAACTGCAGGCCCGCGGCTGGCGGGTGACGACCGCGCACGACTTCCCGGTGACGCTCGTCGAGCCCACCGCGCCGATCGACGTGCAGCTCAACGACGCCGGCGCCGGCAGCTTCGCGGTCGACGTCACGGTCGACGTCGACGGGAAACCCGTGCGGCTCGTCCCGCTCATCGTCGCGGCGCTGCACAACACGCCGGGTCTGCTCGATCGCGACGGTCGCGTCGCGATCGGGACGCTGCCCGGCGGCCGTCACCTCGCGCTCCCTGCGGAGCGGTTGCGCGCCGTGGTGAGCACGCTCGTCGAACTCTTCGACGCGCGCGGCACCGGCGACGCGCGCCTGACGCTGCCGCGCGCGCTGGCGCTGGAGGACGTCGACGGCGTTCTCCGCCTGCGCGGGTCGGGGACGGAGCGCGTGCGCGGCGCGGCTCGCTCGCTCGCGGCGCCATCGTCGCTCGCACCGGTCCCCGCGTCGCTGCGCGCGACGCTGCGCTCCTATCAGCACGAGGGCTTTGCCTGGCTGCAGCGGCTGCGCGTTTGCGGCTTCGGCGGGATCCTCGCCGACTCGATGGGCCTCGGCAAGACCGTGCAGACGCTGGCGCATCTGCTCGCCGAACAGAAAGCGGGCCGTCTCGACGTACCGGCGCTGGTGATCGCGCCGACCAGCGTCGTGCCGAACTGGGCCGCCGAGGCGGAACGCTTCGCGCCGTCGCTGCGCGTCCTGGTGCTGAACGGCCCGCAGCGCGCCGCGCATTTTCCCGAGATACCCCGCGCCGACGTGGTAGTGACGAGCTACGCTCTGCTCGCGCGTGATGCCGACACGCTGCTCGCGCAGCGCTGGCACATCGCGGTCCTCGACGAAGCGCAGAACATCAAGAACCCTGCCGCGAAGGTGACGCAGACCGCGTACCGCATCGACGCACGCCAACGGATCGCGCTGACCGGCACGCCGGTCGAGAACCACCTCGGCGAACTATGGTCGCTCTTCTCGTACGTCGACCCGTCGGTGCTCGGCGAACGCCTGCACTTCAATCGCCACTTCCGCACGCCGATCGAGAAAAACGACGACGCGTCGCGCCGCACCGCGCTCGCCGCGCGCATCGCGCCCTTCCTGCTGCGCCGCACGAAGGAGCGCGTCGCACCGGAACTACCGCCGAAGACGGAAATCGTCCGCAGCATCGAGATGGGGGCGGCGCAGCGCGACGTATACGAAACGATCCGCGCCGCGATGCACGAGCGCGTCCGCCGCGCAATCGCCGCGAAGGGCCTCGCGAAGAGTCAGATCGTAGTGCTCGACGCACTCCTGAAGATGCGCCAGGCCTGCTGCGATCCGCGTCTGGTAAAGGCCGACGCCGCAAAGGCCGCTGGAGCAGGCGCGAAGCTCGCGACGTTGCTCGAGATGCTCGACGAATTGCTCGAGGACGGCCGCCGCATTCTGCTCTTCTCGCAATTCACGAGCATGCTCGCGCTGGTCGAAGCGGCGCTGGACGAGCGTGCGATCCCGTACGTGCTGCTGACCGGCGACACGCGCGAGCGCGCCGAGCCGATCCGGCGCTTTCAAGCCGGCGAGGTCCCGCTGTTCCTGATCAGCCTGAAGGCCGGCGGCACCGGGCTCAACCTGACCGCCGCCGACACGGTGATCCACTTCGACCCGTGGTGGAACCCGGCGACGGAACGCCAGGCGACGGACCGCGCGCATCGGATTGGTCAGACGAAACCGGTCTTCGTGTACAAGCTGGTCTGCGAACGGACGGTCGAGGAGCGCATCCTGGA